Proteins from a genomic interval of Colletotrichum higginsianum IMI 349063 chromosome 6, whole genome shotgun sequence:
- a CDS encoding Pisatin demethylase yields the protein MRFNQGKNNVLQWRDADKNFKLRSKMAAGAQFFTLDVISDLAFDQPFGFMETDSDVYEHIKTTEESLTMFMEMTVICSVILASDKDQLGFGKIMEIDKKFAAERFGPEKKVRRNILC from the exons ATGCGCTTCAACCAGGGCAAGAACAACGTCCTGCAGTGGAGGGACGCGGATAAGAACTTCAAGCTTCGGTCCAAGATGGCGGCTGGT GCACAGTTCTTCACCCTGGACGTCATCTCAGACCTTGCGTTCGACCAGCCGTTCGGCTTCATGGAGACCGACTCGGACGTGTACGAGCATATCAAGACAACGGAGGAGAGCCTGACCATGTTCATGGAGATGACCGTGATCTGTTCGGTGATACTGGCGTCGGACAAGGACCAGCTAGGGTTCGGAAAGATCATGGA GATTGACAAAAAGTTCGCCGCTGAGCGTTTCGGGCCCGAAAAGAAGGTCCGGAGGAACATTTTATGCTGA